A region of Ochotona princeps isolate mOchPri1 chromosome 2, mOchPri1.hap1, whole genome shotgun sequence DNA encodes the following proteins:
- the KCNA3 gene encoding potassium voltage-gated channel subfamily A member 3 has protein sequence MDEHLSLLPSPPQPSARHRTHPPQDPASSGCGAHTLVNPGYAEPAADPELPPDMTVVPGDHLLEPEVADGGGDPPQGGGGGGGCDRYEPLPAAGEQECCGERVVINISGLRFETQLKTLCQFPETLLGDPKRRMRYFDPLRNEYFFDRNRPSFDAILYYYQSGGRIRRPVNVPIDIFSEEIRFYQLGEEAMEKFREDEGFLREEERPLPRRDFQRQVWLLFEYPESSGPARGIAIVSVLVILISIVIFCLETLPEFRDEKDYPAAPSQDGLEAAGNGTSGSPAGASSFSDPFFVVETLCIIWFSFELLVRFFACPSKATFSRNIMNLIDIVAIIPYFITLGTELAERQGNGQQAMSLAILRVIRLVRVFRIFKLSRHSKGLQILGQTLKASMRELGLLIFFLFIGVILFSSAVYFAEADDPTSGFSSIPDAFWWAVVTMTTVGYGDMHPVTIGGKIVGSLCAIAGVLTIALPVPVIVSNFNYFYHRETEGEEQAQYMHVGSCQHLSSSAEELRKARSNSTLSKSEYMVIEEGGMNHSAFPQTPFKTANSTATCTTNNNPNSCVNIKKIFTDV, from the coding sequence ATGGACGAGCACCTCAGCCTCCTGCCCTCGCCGCCGCAGCCCTCCGCCCGCCACCGCACCCACCCGCCCCAGGACCCCGCGAGCAGCGGCTGCGGCGCCCACACGCTGGTGAACCCCGGCTACGCCGAGCCCGCCGCAGACCCGGAGCTGCCTCCCGACATGACCGTGGTGCCCGGGGACCACCTGCTGGAGCCCGAGGTGGCCGACGGCGGAGGGGACCCGCCTcagggtggcggcggcggcggcggctgtgaCCGCTACGAGCCGCTGCCGGCCGCTGGCGAGCAGGAATGCTGCGGGGAACGCGTGGTCATCAACATCTCGGGGCTGCGCTTCGAGACGCAGCTCAAGACCCTCTGCCAGTTCCCCGAGACGCTGCTGGGCGACCCCAAGCGGCGCATGAGGTACTTCGACCCGCTCCGCAACGAGTACTTCTTCGACCGCAACCGACCCAGCTTCGACGCCATCCTCTACTACTATCAGTCCGGAGGTCGCATCCGCCGGCCGGTCAACGTGCCCATCGACATCTTCTCCGAGGAGATCCGCTTCTACCAGCTGGGCGAGGAGGCCATGGAGAAGTTCCGCGAGGACGAGGGCTTCCTGCGGGAGGAAGAGCGGCCCCTGCCCCGCCGCGACTTCCAGCGCCAGGTGTGGCTGCTCTTCGAGTACCCCGAGAGCTCCGGGCCGGCCCGGGGCATCGCCATCGTGTCCGTGCTCGTCATCCTCATCTCCATCGTCATCTTCTGCCTGGAGACACTGCCCGAGTTCCGCGACGAGAAGGACTATCCTGCCGCGCCGTCGCAGGACGGGTTGGAGGCGGCCGGCAACGGCACGTCGGGGAGCCCCGCGGGAGCCTCCAGCTTCTCTGACCCCTTCTTCGTGGTGGAGACCCTGTGCATCATCTGGTTCTCCTTCGAGCTGCTCGTGCGCTTCTTCGCTTGTCCCAGCAAAGCCACCTTCTCAAGAAATATCATGAACCTGATCGACATCGTGGCCATCATTCCCTATTTCATCACCCTGGGCACCGAGCTGGCCGAGCGACAGGGCAACGGACAGCAGGCCATGTCCCTAGCTATCCTGAGGGTCATCCGCCTGGTGAGGGTCTTCCGCATCTTCAAGCTGTCCCGCCACTCCAAGGGGCTGCAGATCCTGGGGCAGACGCTGAAGGCTTCCATGCGTGAGCTGGGGCTGCTCATCTTCTTCCTCTTTATTGGAGTCATCCTCTTCTCCAGCGCCGTCTACTTTGCTGAGGCTGACGACCCCACTTCGGGCTTTAGCAGTATCCCAGATGCCTTCTGGTGGGCAGTGGTGACCATGACGACAGTCGGGTATGGTGACATGCATCCTGTGACCATAGGGGGAAAGATTGTGGGCTCTCTCTGTGCCATCGCCGGTGTCTTGACCATTGCGCTGCCAGTCCCCGTGATTGTTTCCAACTTCAATTACTTCTACCACCGGGAGACAGAAGGGGAAGAGCAAGCCCAGTACATGCATGTGGGAAGTTGCCAGCACCTCTCTTCCTCAGCCGAGGAGCTCCGGAAAGCAAGGAGCAACTCGACCCTGAGTAAGTCGGAGTATATGGTGATTGAAGAGGGCGGGATGAATCACAGTGCTTTCCCCCAGACCCCGTTCAAAACGGCCAATTCCACTGCCACTTGCACCACGAACAATAACCCCAACTCCTGTGTCAACATCAAAAAAATATTCACCGATGTTTAA